CGAGACCTTCGTGCTCGATCCGATCGCCAATCGCGACGGCTGGGTCCGCATTACAGGGCGTCGCCGTTAATGGCCCACAGCGTAGTCAATAACCATAAGGCGCTAGCGTGAACCCCCGGATACCCGCATGACCGACAGTTTCGTTACCCAGTGTCCGCACTGCCAGACCAGTTTTCGTGTCAGCCACGCCCAATTGAGCGTGGCTCGCGGCGTGGTGCGTTGCGGCTCATGCCTCCAGGTGTTCAACGCGGCGAAACAACTATTGGAACAACGGGCATCCGATACTCAAACACCTGCACCTTCGACACCCACTGTTGAAACCGCACCGCCTGCCGCACTGCCCGCAACACTTCCAGTGCTGGCAGAAGCACAGCCCGCGCACCCGACCCAGGCACCCGCACTTCCAGACGTCATCGTGCCGCCCACCGCGCTGGTTACTCAACCCGCGCCACGGCAACTGGACGTCGATAGCCTTGACCTGGATGATCTGGATGTCGAGCTGGCGCGACTGGAGCAGCGAGAGATCCAGTTGCCTGAATCGTTTGGGCGGGCGGGCAACCGGCGCGACGTCGATCACGTCGAGTCCATGAGTGCACATCGCGGCGATCCCGCGCACGAGGACTGGAACGAAGACCTGGCCAACGATGACGTCGATCATCTCCCGCAGTTGCATGCCAAAGTTATCGACCCGCGCGAAGACGATGCACGACTCGACACACCGTTCGAATCCGACGACGCTGACCTGCATACGCGTGATGATCACCGCACTGAACCTTCCTTCTCCTCCAGGCTAGACGACCTGGACGACGAGCCCGCGAACCCGCGTCCGTTCTTGGACCGAGAGCTGGACGATGAACACAACATCAACCCCGGCCACAGTTTTGGTCACGCCCGCGACACCGACGAGGCATTCGAGCGCAAGGGGGAACGCCGCGAACGCTTCTCCGCGCTGGAAGGTGACGATGCGCATCGTGAGCATCAGGACGATGATGATCTCGCCCGGCGGACCAAGCGCAGTCGCAGTCGCAACCGCAATGAGCCCGGCCTGCGTGACGAGGCCCTGCTCGACCTGATGGACGATCCCCTGCAACTGGACTGGCAAAAGCCCAAGCCGCGCTGGGGCCGTCGAATGCTGTGGTTACTGTTGGTGCTGGTTGCCTTGGGCGCCCTCGCCGGCCAGTACGTCTGGTATCACTTCGAGGAACTTGCCCGCCAGGATCAGTACCGCCCTATCCTCCAGGAACTCTGCCCTCAACTGGGTTGCAAGGTGCCGTCCAAGGTCGACATCAAGCTGCTCAAAAGCAGCAATCTGGTGGTGCGCAGTCATCCTGAGTTTCAGGGCGCGCTGGTGGTGGATGCGATTATTTACAACCGCGCCTCGTTTTCTCAACCGTTCCCGTTGCTGGAATTGCGTTTCGCTGACACGGGCGGTCAGCTCATCGCCAGCCGTAGCTTCAAACCGGCCGAGTACCTGAGCGGTGAACTGGCCGGCAAGGAAGAAATGCCGCCGCAAACGCCTATTCATATCGCGCTCGACATCCTCGATCCAGGTACGAAAGCGGTGAATTACAGCTTGAGTTTTCGCTCGCCAGAGTGACGGTAAAACCTGAAAAGGCACAGTGGCGCGCACTGCAATGCAGCACGCCATTGACGAAAACGCGGCGGCAGGTTCATGACAATGCGCGGCACAACCAAACTGTTTGTGATAAGCCGTCAACTGTTCAGATTTTATCCAATTCAGCCTTTATCCAGTCATCGAGAGCGGGTATCATGCCCACCCTTTTTCATACTCTGGGTCCCGTCTGAATTGCTGTTGAAGCATATTTTGGACCAGGCCCCGTGATTCGGCCCCACAACAGGCACACCCTATGTCGGCGGTACGCATCGGCCCATATACATTGCAAAACGGCTTGATCCTCGCCCCGATGGCAGGAGTCACAGACCAGCCATTCCGCCAGCTTTGCCGCCGACTCGGCGCAGGCCTGGTGGTTTCGGAAATGGTCACCAGTGACATGAGCCTGTGGAACAGCCGCAAGTCGCGGCTGCGCATGATCCACGAAGGTGATCCCGAGCCGCGCTCGGTGCAGATCGCCGGTGGGGATCCGCAAATGCTCGCAGACGCGGCACGCGCAAACGTTGAGTTTGGCGCACAGATTATCGACATCAACATGGGCTGCCCGGCAAAGAAGGTCTGCAACAAGGCCGCGGGCTCTGCGTTGTTGAAGGATGAACAGTTAGTGACCGAAATCCTGCAGGCCGTCGTTGGCGCAGTCGATGTGCCGGTCACGCTGAAGATTCGCACCGGCTGGGACAGGGCGAACAAAAACGGTCTCACGGTCGCGAAAATCGCCGAGCAAGCCGGAATCACGGCGCTGGCGGTCCATGGCCGGACACGTGCAGATCTCTACACCGGTGAAGCGGAGTACGACACGATTGCTGCCATCAAACAGGCAGTGTCGATTCCTGTATTTGCCAATGGCGATATCGATTCACCCGAAAAGGCGCGGTACGTGCTGCAGGCAACCGGTGCCGATGGACTGTTGATTGGTCGGGCCGCCCAAGGGCGACCGTGGATTTTTCGTGAGATAGAACACTACCTGCGCACCGGGGAAAAACTCCCTGCGCCGCAGCTCAGTGAAGTGGAACGCATTCTGCTAGAGCATCTGGCCGCGCTTCATACTTTCTATGGTGACGTGCTGGGCGTGCGCATTGCGCGCAAGCATGTCGGCTGGTATCTCGCAACCTTGCCGGGCGCCAAGGAGTTTCGTGCCCAGTTCAATCGTTTGGAAGAGACGGAAGCACAGTGCGCCAACGTTCGGGAATTCTTTCTTGAACGAGAAAAAAGCCCTGATGCAGGGCACGAACAAGAGGTGGCCGCATGACGATGATGACAGAGACTTT
The DNA window shown above is from Pseudomonas sp. BSw22131 and carries:
- a CDS encoding DUF3426 domain-containing protein, whose amino-acid sequence is MTDSFVTQCPHCQTSFRVSHAQLSVARGVVRCGSCLQVFNAAKQLLEQRASDTQTPAPSTPTVETAPPAALPATLPVLAEAQPAHPTQAPALPDVIVPPTALVTQPAPRQLDVDSLDLDDLDVELARLEQREIQLPESFGRAGNRRDVDHVESMSAHRGDPAHEDWNEDLANDDVDHLPQLHAKVIDPREDDARLDTPFESDDADLHTRDDHRTEPSFSSRLDDLDDEPANPRPFLDRELDDEHNINPGHSFGHARDTDEAFERKGERRERFSALEGDDAHREHQDDDDLARRTKRSRSRNRNEPGLRDEALLDLMDDPLQLDWQKPKPRWGRRMLWLLLVLVALGALAGQYVWYHFEELARQDQYRPILQELCPQLGCKVPSKVDIKLLKSSNLVVRSHPEFQGALVVDAIIYNRASFSQPFPLLELRFADTGGQLIASRSFKPAEYLSGELAGKEEMPPQTPIHIALDILDPGTKAVNYSLSFRSPE
- the dusB gene encoding tRNA dihydrouridine synthase DusB, which codes for MSAVRIGPYTLQNGLILAPMAGVTDQPFRQLCRRLGAGLVVSEMVTSDMSLWNSRKSRLRMIHEGDPEPRSVQIAGGDPQMLADAARANVEFGAQIIDINMGCPAKKVCNKAAGSALLKDEQLVTEILQAVVGAVDVPVTLKIRTGWDRANKNGLTVAKIAEQAGITALAVHGRTRADLYTGEAEYDTIAAIKQAVSIPVFANGDIDSPEKARYVLQATGADGLLIGRAAQGRPWIFREIEHYLRTGEKLPAPQLSEVERILLEHLAALHTFYGDVLGVRIARKHVGWYLATLPGAKEFRAQFNRLEETEAQCANVREFFLEREKSPDAGHEQEVAA